A portion of the Catalinimonas alkaloidigena genome contains these proteins:
- a CDS encoding AAA family ATPase encodes MRIHIFGASGSGVTTLGNRLAAALGCPYFDADAYYWEESDPPFTIRRDPVVRNDRLREALSAQAAWVLGGSLVSWGPEWPLRFDLAVFIWIPPSVRLERLRSREHKRYGDIIRTDPVRRRQYEAFIAWAARYDDSTFRGRSLVVHETWMSALPCPVLQLRGDMTVEHRVQAVMQHVQTLKL; translated from the coding sequence ATGAGAATACACATCTTCGGCGCCTCAGGTTCGGGTGTCACGACGCTGGGAAATCGACTGGCGGCAGCGTTGGGATGTCCTTACTTCGATGCCGATGCCTACTACTGGGAAGAATCTGATCCGCCGTTTACAATTCGCCGCGACCCCGTCGTTCGGAATGACCGGTTGCGCGAAGCCCTGAGCGCTCAGGCGGCTTGGGTGTTGGGCGGTTCGCTGGTTAGCTGGGGACCCGAGTGGCCTTTGCGTTTTGACCTAGCGGTTTTTATCTGGATTCCGCCGTCGGTTCGGTTGGAACGGCTGCGGTCGCGCGAACACAAGCGCTACGGCGACATCATCAGAACAGACCCGGTCCGCCGGCGGCAGTACGAAGCGTTTATTGCCTGGGCGGCCCGCTACGACGACAGCACGTTTCGTGGCCGGTCGCTTGTGGTTCACGAAACGTGGATGTCGGCCTTGCCGTGCCCGGTTTTGCAACTCCGGGGTGATATGACGGTGGAGCACCGGGTGCAGGCGGTGATGCAACATGTACAAACCCTGAAGCTCTAG
- a CDS encoding CNNM domain-containing protein, protein MALLLFYLLLAILFSFLCSILEAVLLSITPSYILALEEKDPITGGRLRRLKDDVDRPLSAILSLNTIAHTIGAAGVGAQAAVVFREVSTVAISVVLTLLILVLSEIIPKTLGANYWKALTPFTVTMLRLIVPLMLPFVFVAKGITSLLTRREKEPSISRDEISAMADLGHQEGIFEESESRILKNLIRFKSIKTEDIMTPRTVVVAYPDNLSLKQVFQDENFPKFTRIPVYHKQKDHVLGFIHKHDVLDKLAKDQHKLPVKEVVRSLMVVGEETPLPRLFEMLLAEREQIALVTDPYGGMAGIVTMEDVMETLLGIEIMDEFDSTQDMQVLARTRWRQRAERLGLLTEELREEEEAREKTIQLGLTGGQPPAGESSAAHKDGNTSD, encoded by the coding sequence ATGGCCCTACTGCTTTTCTATTTACTTCTTGCCATTCTTTTTTCCTTTCTGTGTTCCATTCTGGAGGCTGTTCTGCTCAGCATCACGCCCTCGTACATTCTGGCACTGGAAGAAAAAGATCCCATAACCGGGGGGCGTCTCCGTCGCCTGAAAGACGATGTGGACCGTCCCCTGTCGGCCATTCTTTCTCTTAACACCATCGCCCATACCATCGGCGCGGCGGGGGTGGGCGCGCAGGCGGCCGTGGTGTTTCGCGAGGTGTCGACGGTCGCGATTTCTGTAGTGCTGACGCTGCTGATTCTGGTGTTGTCGGAGATTATTCCCAAGACCCTGGGTGCGAATTACTGGAAGGCGCTGACGCCGTTTACCGTCACCATGTTGCGCCTCATTGTACCGCTGATGCTGCCGTTTGTGTTTGTGGCCAAAGGCATTACGAGCTTGTTGACGCGCCGAGAAAAAGAACCCAGCATTAGTCGTGACGAGATCTCGGCCATGGCCGATTTGGGCCATCAGGAAGGTATTTTCGAAGAAAGCGAATCGCGCATTCTGAAAAACCTGATTCGGTTCAAGTCCATCAAAACGGAAGACATCATGACGCCCCGCACCGTGGTGGTGGCCTATCCGGATAACCTGAGTCTGAAGCAGGTGTTTCAGGACGAGAACTTTCCTAAGTTTACGCGCATCCCGGTGTACCACAAGCAGAAAGACCACGTGCTCGGCTTTATTCACAAGCACGACGTGTTGGACAAACTGGCCAAAGACCAGCACAAGCTGCCCGTAAAGGAAGTAGTGCGTTCGCTGATGGTGGTCGGTGAAGAGACCCCGCTGCCCCGCCTGTTCGAAATGCTGCTGGCCGAGCGTGAGCAGATTGCCCTGGTGACCGATCCGTATGGCGGCATGGCGGGCATCGTGACGATGGAAGACGTAATGGAGACGTTGCTGGGCATCGAAATTATGGATGAGTTTGACAGCACGCAGGACATGCAGGTACTGGCGCGGACACGCTGGCGGCAGCGAGCCGAGCGGCTGGGCTTGCTGACGGAAGAATTGCGTGAGGAAGAAGAAGCGCGGGAGAAAACCATTCAACTGGGCCTGACCGGCGGGCAGCCTCCGGCCGGGGAGTCGTCTGCTGCACACAAAGATGGCAACACGTCCGACTGA
- a CDS encoding DUF3667 domain-containing protein, with product MSQEEPTVAKTQDNEVDESSAKDLAADFLTGVFNLERSLVGTVRAMFVCPEEPINAYLKRRKDYFGPFKYIFLMATLYTVLLNLTIDWEEMIMSSAAHGNRLMGLEVSDQVLREQAKIAEGMSRLMQQYLPFMVVLFYVPVLALSSKWLFHKQRPRYLQHFVAYTYIMGHTNLLSIGLLPLLWVGSGEMFRLFSPVSMVATSAYAIYAAQRFLQVRGWKGWLKIALSLLLGLGMFIAIVSLLSPFIGLLVHYMKS from the coding sequence ATGTCACAGGAAGAGCCAACCGTCGCAAAAACGCAGGACAACGAAGTAGACGAAAGTTCGGCCAAAGACCTGGCGGCGGATTTTCTGACGGGCGTCTTTAACCTGGAGCGCAGCCTGGTGGGCACGGTGCGGGCGATGTTTGTGTGTCCGGAAGAGCCCATCAACGCCTATCTGAAACGACGCAAAGACTACTTCGGGCCGTTCAAGTACATCTTCCTGATGGCGACCCTCTATACTGTATTACTCAACCTGACGATCGATTGGGAAGAAATGATCATGAGCAGCGCGGCGCATGGCAATCGGCTGATGGGTTTGGAAGTCTCTGATCAAGTGCTTCGCGAGCAGGCAAAAATTGCCGAGGGGATGAGTCGGCTGATGCAACAGTACCTTCCGTTCATGGTCGTTTTGTTTTATGTACCAGTGCTGGCGTTGTCAAGCAAGTGGTTGTTTCATAAGCAACGCCCGCGCTACTTGCAGCATTTTGTGGCGTATACCTACATTATGGGCCACACCAACTTGCTGAGCATCGGGCTGTTGCCCTTGTTGTGGGTCGGGTCAGGAGAGATGTTTCGTTTGTTCAGCCCCGTTTCCATGGTGGCGACAAGCGCGTACGCGATTTACGCCGCGCAACGTTTTTTGCAGGTGCGCGGCTGGAAAGGTTGGCTGAAAATTGCCCTGTCGCTTCTGTTGGGGTTGGGGATGTTCATCGCGATCGTCAGCCTGCTTTCGCCTTTCATCGGGTTGCTGGTCCACTACATGAAATCCTGA
- the lptB gene encoding LPS export ABC transporter ATP-binding protein: MILRADTLIKKYKKRTVVNQVSVEVNQGEIVGLLGPNGAGKTTSFYMIVGLIKPNSGRIYLDKEDITSQPMYRRAKRGIGYLAQEASVFRTLSVEDNILGVLELTNQPKAVQREKMEALLEEFSLTHVRKNLGRVLSGGERRRTEIARALAVDPKFVLLDEPFAGVDPIAVEEIQGIVAKLKNRNIGILITDHNVNETLSITDRAYIMFEGRILKAGTAEELAADEQVRRAYLGQHFELRRKI; the protein is encoded by the coding sequence ATGATTCTACGCGCCGATACCTTAATTAAGAAGTACAAAAAACGCACGGTCGTCAACCAGGTATCCGTCGAAGTAAATCAGGGGGAGATTGTCGGGCTGCTGGGCCCGAACGGCGCGGGGAAAACCACCTCGTTCTACATGATTGTGGGCCTGATCAAACCCAACAGCGGCCGGATCTATCTTGATAAGGAGGACATCACCAGTCAGCCCATGTACCGCCGGGCCAAGCGCGGCATCGGGTACCTGGCGCAAGAAGCCTCGGTGTTCCGTACCCTTTCGGTCGAAGACAACATCCTGGGCGTACTGGAGCTGACCAATCAGCCCAAAGCGGTGCAGCGCGAAAAGATGGAAGCCCTGCTGGAAGAGTTTAGCCTGACCCACGTGCGGAAAAACTTGGGGCGCGTGCTGTCGGGGGGCGAACGCCGCCGAACCGAGATTGCACGGGCGCTGGCGGTCGATCCTAAGTTTGTGCTGCTGGACGAGCCTTTTGCGGGCGTAGACCCCATTGCGGTGGAAGAAATTCAGGGCATCGTGGCCAAGCTGAAAAACCGGAACATCGGCATTCTGATTACGGACCACAACGTGAACGAGACACTTTCCATTACCGACCGGGCGTACATCATGTTCGAGGGACGCATCCTGAAAGCCGGCACCGCCGAAGAGCTGGCCGCCGACGAGCAGGTGCGCCGGGCCTACCTGGGGCAACATTTTGAGTTGCGCCGGAAAATCTAA
- a CDS encoding MarC family protein, giving the protein MVELFLATFTALFSVVNPFGAMPVFVALTQNYERKHQQQQALKSALYMIGVLVVFFFAGTFILNFFGLRIEDLRVAGGVLIVKSGLALLDPDGHKGKKISEEVEQEGMEKEDISFTPMAMPMLSGPGAIAVTISMNGRAGTYLDSLIIVASIILVAFVSYIILVFSPQLTRFLGKGGMAALARMMGFIVLAIGVSFIVNGLLSLASIAFPS; this is encoded by the coding sequence ATGGTAGAATTATTTCTGGCGACTTTCACCGCCCTTTTCTCGGTAGTTAACCCGTTCGGGGCCATGCCTGTATTTGTGGCCCTGACCCAAAACTATGAGCGCAAGCATCAGCAGCAGCAGGCCCTCAAGTCTGCGCTGTACATGATCGGCGTGCTGGTCGTCTTTTTCTTTGCGGGTACCTTCATCCTGAATTTCTTTGGCTTGCGCATCGAAGACCTGCGCGTGGCGGGCGGCGTTCTGATTGTGAAGTCGGGACTGGCGTTATTAGACCCGGATGGCCATAAAGGCAAGAAAATTTCGGAGGAGGTAGAGCAAGAGGGGATGGAGAAAGAGGACATCTCGTTTACGCCGATGGCCATGCCCATGTTGTCGGGACCCGGTGCCATTGCGGTCACCATTTCGATGAACGGCCGGGCCGGGACTTACCTCGATTCGCTCATCATTGTGGCGTCCATCATTTTGGTAGCGTTTGTGAGCTACATCATTCTGGTCTTTTCGCCGCAACTGACCCGCTTCCTGGGCAAAGGCGGGATGGCCGCCCTGGCGCGGATGATGGGCTTCATTGTGCTTGCCATCGGGGTAAGCTTCATCGTCAACGGCCTGCTGTCGCTGGCATCCATCGCGTTCCCAAGCTAA
- a CDS encoding GH3 auxin-responsive promoter family protein yields the protein MELLNAVLTWFMEKRFRQIEHFRKYPHETQRDVFRQLIEEARPTEWGKKYGYADIDSPETYRERVPISTYEQLSPWIERVLRGEQNVLWPSRIRWFSKSSGTTNARSKFIPVSDESLEECHYKGGKDLLSMYVHNRPDTKLFSGKGLTIGGSLQNNDLAEGTRIGDVSAIIMHNLPIWAQMIRTPSIETALMSDWEPKIERMARETIGENVTSFSGVPTWTIVLIERILELTGKRNILEVWPNLELFAHGAVSFTPYRQLFADLIPSSQMHYMEIYNASEGFFGIQDDLSLPDQLLLLLDYGVYYEFIPTEELGREHPRTLSLDEVELHKNYALVISTNAGLWRYLIGDTVRFTSLSPYRIRISGRTKNFINAFGEEVIVENAEQAIAEACRQTDAVMADFTAAPVYLGTSNRGGHEWIIEFEKEPTDLAQFTHLLDDHLRQINSDYDAKRSHDLALVAPVVHAVPPGTFYNWMKRRGKLGGQHKVPRLFNSRQYVDEIKEMLQEA from the coding sequence ATGGAATTACTCAACGCGGTCCTGACCTGGTTTATGGAAAAACGCTTCCGGCAAATCGAACATTTTCGGAAGTACCCCCACGAAACGCAACGCGATGTTTTTCGGCAACTGATCGAAGAAGCCCGTCCGACCGAATGGGGCAAAAAATACGGCTATGCCGACATCGATTCCCCCGAAACCTACCGGGAACGCGTCCCCATCTCCACTTACGAACAGCTCAGTCCCTGGATCGAGCGCGTCTTACGAGGGGAGCAGAACGTGCTGTGGCCCTCGCGCATTCGCTGGTTTTCCAAATCGTCGGGTACCACCAACGCCCGCAGCAAATTCATTCCCGTCTCGGACGAATCGCTCGAAGAGTGCCACTACAAAGGCGGCAAAGACCTTCTGTCGATGTATGTGCACAACCGCCCCGACACCAAGCTGTTCAGCGGCAAGGGGCTGACCATCGGCGGATCGTTGCAGAACAACGACCTGGCCGAAGGCACACGCATCGGCGACGTATCGGCCATCATCATGCACAACCTGCCGATCTGGGCACAGATGATCCGCACCCCTTCGATCGAAACCGCCCTGATGAGCGACTGGGAGCCAAAAATCGAGCGGATGGCCCGCGAAACCATCGGCGAAAACGTCACCAGCTTCTCGGGCGTGCCGACCTGGACCATCGTGCTGATCGAACGCATTCTGGAGTTAACGGGCAAACGCAACATCCTGGAAGTGTGGCCCAACCTGGAGTTGTTCGCCCACGGTGCGGTGTCTTTTACACCTTACCGCCAATTGTTCGCCGATCTGATTCCTTCGTCGCAGATGCACTACATGGAGATTTACAATGCTTCGGAAGGGTTCTTCGGCATTCAGGACGACCTCAGCCTGCCCGATCAACTGCTGTTGCTGCTCGACTACGGCGTGTATTATGAATTTATTCCGACCGAAGAACTCGGCAGGGAACATCCCCGCACGCTCAGCCTCGACGAGGTCGAGCTGCACAAAAATTATGCGCTGGTGATTTCGACCAACGCGGGCCTCTGGCGTTACCTGATCGGCGATACGGTTCGCTTCACGTCGCTGAGCCCGTACCGGATTCGCATCAGCGGCCGTACCAAAAATTTTATCAACGCTTTCGGCGAAGAGGTCATCGTCGAGAACGCCGAACAGGCCATTGCTGAAGCGTGTCGCCAAACCGACGCGGTGATGGCGGACTTCACGGCCGCGCCCGTCTACCTGGGCACCTCGAACCGGGGCGGCCACGAGTGGATCATTGAGTTTGAAAAGGAACCGACTGACCTAGCGCAGTTCACCCACCTCCTCGACGATCACTTGCGTCAGATCAATTCTGACTACGATGCCAAGCGCTCGCACGACCTGGCGCTGGTCGCGCCGGTGGTTCATGCCGTGCCGCCCGGCACGTTCTACAATTGGATGAAACGGCGCGGCAAGCTGGGCGGCCAGCACAAAGTCCCCCGGTTGTTCAACAGCCGCCAGTACGTAGACGAGATCAAAGAAATGCTCCAGGAAGCCTAA
- a CDS encoding cation:proton antiporter has translation MDAYILILFIIGVAALSMAWLPRILRDSPLSYPMVYLLLGAGLYGLPFDLPIPRLREESILHVTELSVIITLMGTGAKIDRVFSFRQWQVPFRLVSITMLLCIAIVAVIGTYWLGLSLAAAVLLGAVLAPTDPVLADDVQVGPPQEGEEDEVRFSLTAEAGLNDGTAFPFTWLAVLLAGAGSAAAMDWGEWAARDLLYRIVAGVAIGYGAGRGLAYLIFELPQRSRFPETKDNLVAISATLGVYGLTELLHGYGFIAVFVTGLVFSSFEKEHEYHKSLHEFSQQVERLLMVVILILLGGSLARGLLNALTWPAVALAVGFLFVIRPLTGWLALLGTNLFQRERIAISFFGIRGVGSFFYLAFALSKASFDHEDLIWSTVGLIVAISVIIHGITATPVMRLLDMKRNKQQAVEPEVESIE, from the coding sequence ATGGACGCATACATTCTTATTCTCTTTATTATTGGCGTCGCTGCCCTCAGCATGGCGTGGCTCCCACGCATCCTGCGCGACTCGCCCCTCTCCTACCCGATGGTCTACCTCCTGCTGGGTGCGGGCCTGTACGGATTGCCCTTCGACCTGCCCATTCCGCGGCTACGCGAAGAGTCCATTCTACACGTCACTGAGCTGAGCGTCATCATCACCCTGATGGGAACGGGCGCCAAGATCGACCGCGTGTTTTCGTTTCGGCAGTGGCAGGTCCCGTTCCGGCTGGTGTCCATCACCATGCTGCTGTGCATCGCCATTGTGGCGGTGATCGGGACCTATTGGCTGGGGCTCTCGCTGGCGGCGGCTGTCTTGCTGGGCGCTGTGCTGGCACCGACCGACCCGGTATTGGCCGACGATGTTCAGGTAGGCCCGCCCCAAGAAGGCGAAGAGGACGAGGTGCGGTTTAGCCTGACGGCCGAAGCTGGCTTGAACGACGGCACGGCCTTCCCGTTTACGTGGCTCGCGGTGCTGCTGGCCGGGGCGGGCAGTGCGGCGGCCATGGACTGGGGCGAGTGGGCGGCACGCGATCTGTTGTACCGCATTGTGGCGGGCGTAGCCATCGGGTACGGGGCCGGGCGAGGCTTGGCTTACCTGATTTTTGAATTGCCGCAACGCAGCCGCTTTCCCGAAACGAAAGATAACCTCGTGGCGATTTCAGCAACGCTGGGCGTCTACGGCCTCACCGAATTGCTTCACGGCTACGGGTTCATTGCGGTTTTTGTCACGGGGCTGGTCTTCAGCAGTTTCGAGAAAGAGCACGAGTACCACAAGTCACTCCACGAATTTTCGCAGCAGGTAGAACGTTTGCTGATGGTCGTCATCCTGATTCTGCTGGGCGGCAGCCTGGCGCGTGGGCTCCTCAACGCCCTCACCTGGCCTGCCGTAGCCCTCGCCGTCGGTTTTCTGTTCGTGATCCGCCCGCTGACGGGCTGGCTGGCGCTACTGGGCACCAACTTGTTTCAGCGCGAACGCATCGCCATCAGCTTTTTTGGCATCCGGGGGGTCGGTTCTTTTTTCTACCTGGCCTTTGCCCTCAGCAAAGCATCGTTCGATCACGAAGACCTCATCTGGTCGACGGTGGGGCTAATCGTCGCCATTTCCGTCATCATCCACGGCATCACGGCCACGCCCGTCATGCGCTTGCTCGACATGAAACGTAACAAGCAGCAGGCGGTGGAACCCGAAGTGGAATCGATTGAGTAA